From the genome of Eucalyptus grandis isolate ANBG69807.140 chromosome 2, ASM1654582v1, whole genome shotgun sequence, one region includes:
- the LOC104428257 gene encoding disease resistance protein RPV1-like produces the protein MLQVIGAFEKLKYMVECTSKSNGNKEILPIFLDVEPDDVKLKTNLYRKTLSKCQKSEAKSWEKALIEVGKIKGWNLNKDESQVDLIQSVIEAVLDKLNDIYKNVTEHLVGVDDRVEAIIKILDVESDSVKFLAIHGMGGVGKTTLAKVIFNQLSSRFQGCNFLSDVRESSEQHGLVHLQKQLLSEFHDSRFVDKIKEVDDGINMIKRVLHNKKISHCS, from the exons ATGCTTCAAGTCATTGGTGCCTTCGAGAAGCTCAAATACATGGTTGAGTGCACCTCAAAATCGAATGGGAACAAAGAGATTTTGCCCATTTTCTTGGATGTGGAACCAGATGATGTcaagttgaaaacaaatttgTATAGAAAAACTCTTTCAAAGTGCCAAAAGAGTGAAGCAAAGTCATGGGAAAAGGCTCTTATTGAGGTGGGCAAGATAAAGGGATGGAACTTGAACAAAGATGAAAG CCAAGTAGATTTGATCCAATCGGTAATTGAAGCTGTTTTGGATAAGCTGAATGACATATATAAAAATGTGACTGAGCATCTAGTTGGGGTTGATGATCGTGTAGAAGCTATAATCAAGATTTTGGATGTGGAATCTGATAGTGTGAAATTCCTTGCAATCCATGGAATGGGCGGTGTCGGCAAAACAACACTAGCCAAAGTCATCTTCAACCAATTGTCTTCTCGGTTCCAAGGCTGCAATTTCCTTTCGGATGTTCGAGAGTCATCAGAACAACATGGCCTGGTACATTTGCAAAAGCAATTGTTATCCGAGTTCCATGATTCTCGTTTTGTGGATAAAATTAAAGAAGTTGATGATGGAATCAACATGATTAAGAGGGtacttcataataaaaaaatttctcattgttCTTGA